A region from the candidate division KSB1 bacterium genome encodes:
- the iorA gene encoding indolepyruvate ferredoxin oxidoreductase subunit alpha yields the protein MKRTILSGNEAIARGFYEAGGRFASAYPGTPSTEILENIGQYDEIQAQWAPNEKVAVEVAAGAALGGARSLAAMKHVGLNVAADPLFSLSYQGTNAGIVIVSADDPSMHSSQNEQDNRWYARAAKIPMLEPSDSQEAKDFTILALQLSEQYDTPVLLRTTTRVNHSKSVVALGERIAAPEKDYKKDFSKNVLLPSNARKKHVLVEQRTKALEEYGNHCSCNRIEWGDRGIGIITSGISYHYAKEVFPTASILKLGLTHPLPKKLVQEFAAQVDKIYVIEELDPFLEEQIAAMGIVVEGKNRLPVLGELNQEIIATAFGLKPASSETVLTDVPIPARPPVLCPGCSHRGIFYAMKKLRLTVTGDIGCYTLAAIPPLEIMDTCLCMGASIGYAEGMEKAVGDKIKGKLIGVIGDSTFFHSGITGLLDIVYNQGKTKICILDNHITAMTGHQEHPGSGVTLKGQPTHKVDIEAICRAVGIQRVTRVDPYKIEETVAVLRRELAADEPSVIIADAPCVIRARKVFNKPYFVDPEKCIMCGMCHKVGCPAIEKDENGKTKINDLLCIGCDICRQVCKPLAIQKPVDD from the coding sequence ATGAAGCGAACAATATTATCTGGCAATGAGGCGATCGCCCGTGGTTTTTACGAAGCAGGCGGGCGATTTGCTTCGGCATATCCTGGGACACCTAGTACAGAAATTTTGGAAAATATCGGACAGTATGATGAAATTCAGGCCCAGTGGGCGCCCAATGAAAAAGTGGCTGTGGAAGTAGCAGCCGGTGCGGCACTGGGAGGCGCTCGATCATTAGCCGCGATGAAGCATGTAGGGCTGAATGTGGCTGCTGATCCGTTATTCTCCCTCTCTTATCAGGGGACCAATGCTGGCATTGTCATTGTCTCGGCGGATGATCCGTCGATGCATTCATCACAAAATGAGCAGGACAATCGCTGGTACGCCCGAGCTGCAAAAATTCCCATGCTGGAACCATCAGACAGCCAAGAGGCTAAGGATTTCACTATCCTCGCTTTGCAATTGAGCGAACAATACGATACACCGGTCTTGCTGCGTACGACGACGAGGGTAAATCATTCCAAAAGCGTTGTGGCATTGGGCGAGCGAATTGCCGCTCCAGAAAAAGATTATAAGAAGGATTTCTCAAAAAACGTGCTCCTGCCAAGCAACGCGCGCAAAAAACATGTCCTGGTTGAACAGCGAACTAAAGCATTGGAAGAATATGGAAATCATTGCTCCTGCAATCGCATTGAATGGGGGGACAGAGGCATCGGGATCATTACAAGTGGCATCTCCTATCACTATGCCAAAGAGGTCTTCCCCACGGCATCGATTTTGAAATTGGGGTTGACCCATCCCTTACCAAAAAAACTGGTTCAGGAGTTTGCGGCGCAGGTCGATAAAATCTACGTCATCGAAGAGCTCGATCCATTTTTGGAAGAACAGATCGCGGCCATGGGTATTGTGGTGGAAGGCAAAAATCGCCTGCCAGTGCTTGGCGAGCTCAATCAGGAGATTATCGCCACTGCATTTGGATTAAAACCTGCATCGAGTGAAACAGTTTTAACGGATGTACCTATTCCAGCACGGCCGCCGGTGCTCTGTCCTGGTTGTTCCCACCGCGGCATTTTTTACGCGATGAAGAAGCTTCGACTCACCGTAACTGGCGATATCGGCTGTTATACGCTCGCCGCCATTCCCCCGTTAGAAATCATGGACACCTGTCTCTGCATGGGAGCGAGTATCGGCTATGCCGAGGGGATGGAAAAGGCGGTTGGGGATAAGATCAAAGGCAAACTGATCGGCGTTATCGGCGATTCGACGTTTTTCCATTCCGGCATTACTGGCTTGTTGGATATTGTCTACAATCAGGGCAAAACCAAGATCTGCATCCTCGATAATCACATCACGGCGATGACTGGGCATCAAGAGCATCCCGGCTCGGGTGTGACGCTCAAAGGCCAGCCGACGCATAAAGTGGACATCGAGGCTATCTGCCGCGCGGTGGGAATCCAGCGCGTGACGCGGGTCGATCCGTACAAAATAGAAGAGACCGTTGCCGTGTTGAGACGGGAGCTGGCTGCGGACGAGCCGTCAGTTATCATTGCTGATGCACCCTGCGTGATTCGAGCGCGGAAGGTTTTCAACAAGCCATATTTTGTCGATCCAGAGAAATGCATCATGTGCGGCATGTGCCACAAAGTTGGTTGTCCAGCAATCGAAAAAGATGAAAACGGCAAAACCAAAATTAATGATCTGCTTTGTATTGGATGTGATATATGCCGACAAGTCTGCAAACCTCTAGCAATTCAGAAACCAGTTGATGACTAA
- a CDS encoding bifunctional enoyl-CoA hydratase/phosphate acetyltransferase: protein MTINNFDQLLEQAKQISEKSERPVRVAIAAANDQAALEAIQDAKKMKLADGLLIGNRKQIIKALDELNIGHDEFEIIEADEESAICRRTVQAIHNGEAELILKGKVKTATLLRAVMDAEHGLRTGRLISDAFLFEWPERQDPNKLMIITDGGFNLAPDLNQKIQILENAVQVMHALGHPNPRVAVVSAVETVNPSLQSTVDAAILAKMNERGQIKGCIVDGPLALDNAISPEAAQQKGIQSPVAGKADILLFPNIESANLTAKGTTYFAKLRLAHATMGAKAPVLIPSRADTSDAKLLTLALNVILCRRANEAG, encoded by the coding sequence ATGACGATCAACAATTTCGATCAATTATTGGAGCAAGCGAAACAGATCAGTGAAAAATCCGAGCGGCCAGTGAGGGTTGCCATTGCTGCGGCCAATGATCAGGCTGCTCTGGAAGCCATTCAGGATGCAAAAAAAATGAAATTGGCCGATGGGCTACTCATCGGAAATAGAAAGCAAATCATCAAAGCGCTGGATGAGCTGAACATTGGGCACGATGAATTTGAGATCATCGAAGCGGATGAGGAGTCCGCGATCTGTCGCCGGACGGTGCAGGCCATTCACAACGGCGAAGCCGAGCTGATCTTGAAGGGAAAAGTGAAAACTGCCACTTTGTTAAGAGCAGTCATGGATGCTGAGCACGGCCTTCGCACCGGTCGATTGATCAGCGACGCGTTCCTATTCGAGTGGCCCGAGCGTCAGGATCCAAATAAATTGATGATCATCACTGATGGAGGGTTCAATCTGGCGCCAGATTTGAATCAGAAAATTCAGATTTTGGAGAATGCGGTTCAGGTAATGCATGCCCTGGGTCATCCGAATCCTCGAGTGGCGGTCGTCTCCGCAGTTGAAACTGTAAATCCTTCACTGCAATCTACTGTTGATGCTGCGATTCTAGCTAAAATGAACGAGCGGGGTCAGATCAAAGGCTGCATTGTGGATGGCCCGTTAGCTCTGGATAATGCCATCTCTCCTGAAGCAGCTCAACAAAAGGGCATTCAATCACCCGTCGCTGGCAAGGCAGATATTCTGCTTTTTCCTAATATCGAATCCGCCAACCTCACGGCCAAAGGCACTACCTATTTCGCCAAATTGCGGCTCGCTCATGCCACCATGGGCGCCAAGGCACCAGTGCTAATCCCATCCCGTGCTGATACATCGGATGCAAAGCTGCTCACATTGGCGCTGAATGTCATTCTTTGCAGACGGGCGAACGAAGCTGGCTAA
- a CDS encoding indolepyruvate oxidoreductase subunit beta, whose protein sequence is MENLKYVVTEKKPIVNVLMSGVGGQGVLVASDILVMVAMEAGLDAKKSEIHGMAQRGGSVVSQVRYGEKIYSPLIATGDADIILAFEKLEAVRYLDYLKPGGVVIVNDQQITPLSVFFTNTPYPENVFAICKRKTNHIIMIDGVQLAERVGNPRTINSIMLGALSNFLQFDEALWMKAIGQRVPAKTLELNRKAFEAGKQVIG, encoded by the coding sequence ATGGAAAATTTAAAGTATGTGGTCACAGAAAAAAAGCCAATTGTTAACGTTCTGATGTCTGGCGTTGGCGGACAAGGGGTTTTGGTTGCGAGCGACATTTTGGTAATGGTGGCAATGGAAGCAGGACTGGATGCAAAGAAAAGTGAGATCCATGGCATGGCCCAGCGCGGCGGCAGCGTGGTCAGTCAAGTGCGATACGGAGAGAAGATCTATTCGCCGCTGATTGCGACTGGGGATGCGGACATAATTTTGGCATTCGAAAAATTAGAAGCGGTGCGCTATCTAGATTATTTGAAGCCAGGAGGCGTTGTGATCGTGAACGATCAACAGATCACTCCCTTATCGGTGTTCTTCACCAATACGCCTTACCCCGAAAACGTCTTTGCCATTTGCAAAAGAAAGACTAATCACATTATTATGATCGACGGCGTTCAGCTCGCTGAGCGAGTGGGCAATCCGCGCACCATCAATTCGATCATGCTGGGTGCTCTCTCAAATTTTCTCCAATTTGACGAAGCATTGTGGATGAAAGCGATCGGGCAGAGAGTTCCTGCTAAAACATTAGAATTAAATCGAAAAGCTTTTGAGGCTGGGAAACAGGTAATAGGGTAA
- the buk gene encoding butyrate kinase — translation MGHKILVINPGSTSSKLALFENHAAILEEKIVHSIDQMRKFPNLWDQFEHRKNEILAFLDRHGVSVQQLDAVVGRGGLLRSIPGGVYLVNDAMVADARAGIQGQHPSNLGCALAKSIADMAGIPAFTVDPVSVDEFEPLARYSGHPLIQRRSLAHTLNIHAVGRMAAKRLNVDYFQTNFIIAHLGGGISICPLKGGRIIDVNDASSSGPFSPERTGELPLQPFIELCYSGKYTKEQMSKLVMGQGGLVAYLGTNSAEEVEKRIAQGDTYAKEVYEAMAYQIAKEIGAMATVVKGNVRAIVLSGGLAKSQMLTDWITERVEFIAQVILLPGEFEMEALAEGALRVLEGKEEAKIY, via the coding sequence GTGGGACATAAAATTTTGGTTATCAACCCGGGTTCTACCTCATCTAAGCTTGCGTTGTTTGAAAATCATGCCGCCATCCTCGAAGAAAAGATTGTCCATTCGATTGATCAAATGAGAAAATTTCCCAACCTATGGGATCAATTTGAGCATCGCAAAAATGAGATTTTAGCATTTCTGGATCGCCATGGTGTTTCGGTTCAGCAATTAGATGCTGTTGTGGGGCGCGGTGGATTGTTGAGATCGATCCCCGGAGGCGTATACTTGGTTAACGATGCCATGGTGGCTGATGCGCGAGCAGGGATTCAGGGTCAACATCCGTCCAATTTGGGGTGCGCGCTGGCCAAAAGCATTGCCGATATGGCTGGGATCCCAGCATTTACGGTAGATCCAGTATCGGTCGATGAATTCGAGCCACTGGCTCGGTATTCTGGACATCCGCTGATTCAACGCCGGTCGTTGGCGCACACTTTGAATATTCATGCCGTCGGGAGAATGGCGGCGAAAAGGCTGAATGTTGATTATTTTCAGACCAACTTCATCATCGCGCACCTTGGTGGTGGGATTTCAATCTGTCCGCTAAAGGGTGGTCGGATCATTGATGTCAATGACGCATCCAGTTCTGGTCCTTTTTCTCCAGAGAGAACTGGTGAATTGCCATTGCAACCATTCATCGAGCTCTGCTATTCTGGAAAATACACCAAAGAACAAATGAGCAAATTGGTCATGGGCCAAGGCGGGCTGGTCGCTTACTTGGGCACCAATAGCGCCGAAGAAGTGGAGAAGCGAATTGCTCAAGGAGATACATACGCCAAAGAAGTTTATGAAGCTATGGCCTATCAAATTGCCAAAGAGATCGGCGCTATGGCGACCGTTGTAAAGGGCAATGTTCGAGCTATCGTGTTGTCAGGTGGACTTGCCAAATCGCAAATGCTCACCGATTGGATTACCGAGCGAGTTGAATTCATTGCCCAGGTGATTCTCTTGCCTGGTGAATTTGAGATGGAGGCGCTGGCTGAAGGAGCATTGCGAGTATTGGAGGGAAAAGAAGAAGCAAAAATTTATTGA
- a CDS encoding S41 family peptidase encodes MKKYIPITQLPIYLTILFSIFLITLMPNHLIAAIEGRFMQYPDIRGEKIVFTYEGDLWTIGQNCGLAIRLTTHPGTEYAAKISPDGKWIAFTGNYHSGENVYLMPIDGGEPQRLTYHIGGQVVTWTPDGKKIIFRSGFENTFRPIVKLFAVTPEGAMPEKLPVPRGVLCTFSPDGKKMVYNTRGREEYYWKRYKGGQYQDIWLYDFESKNFQKLTDYVGKNSYPMWIGDKMYYVSDQGNNGIANIYRYDFTTKKIEQVTQYDDFDVQMPSTDGKKIIYLHSGYLYVLDPAVGKPQKITVQIPTDNWQLAERTINPKDYIHSMSVSNDGERAVFEARGDAFLVPKDENKDTKNLTRSPDSRERYPQISPDGKWVAFFSDKSGEYELYLKSLETEGDWVQLTKGNKNTVYHLEWSPDSKKILFGNKDFSIFYVDIDTKKLIKIDSSNQLKNDEFYWEISDYSWSPDSKWVVYSFVQFNRNSKIFLYSLDQNKIYPLTDDFYDNLNPSFDSNGEYLYFLSYRNYDVQMDVFEDNHIIPNPVKVMVVQLKAGQKPLFDKAFKAEKKTTGEPFRIDLDGIQNRIFSLPVEPGNYFFLKAGKGLVTWASIDDFGDDEYEEIFKPGGRNKWTLHVFNMEDEKEVKLEGKITDWKLSANREHMIVKKESDYFVSKVEKVYSSKSLGDKLNLSKMNYVVQPKEEWAQIFNDTWRWYRDFFYAPNMHGRDWQKMGETYRTYLPQLTSRQDLNWLLSQMVGELCVSHTYISGGDNGPKKMPDNPTFTGLLGADLKASSSGYYQFEIIYGPTDYDRDLKAPLVRPDIDLKEGDYLIAINGKEIKSPENPYKYLQITQGEKVSISVNNKPTAIGAKTYQIEPIRSEYNLRYNRWLADNIQKVLKASNGDIGYMHITAMSSANVAQFDKFWRAFRYKKGLIIDVRGNGGGWTEYFLIDKLERKMVAYNVLKNMVPFRYPGSVSNAHLAVVTNEYNGSDGEAFIEHFKARKLGTVIGVPSWGGLVGIVNGQTTIDNGTVHQSNNAFYGREGKWLVENHGADPDILVENDPASVMAGHDKQLETAMEVLMKKIKDEPFVFPERPAYPVK; translated from the coding sequence ATGAAGAAATACATCCCAATTACCCAATTGCCCATTTACCTAACCATCTTATTCTCCATTTTCCTAATTACCCTAATGCCTAATCACCTTATAGCAGCAATTGAAGGCCGATTCATGCAATACCCCGACATTCGAGGCGAGAAGATTGTGTTCACTTATGAGGGCGATCTGTGGACCATCGGGCAGAACTGTGGGCTTGCGATTCGGCTGACAACGCATCCTGGAACTGAATATGCTGCCAAGATTTCGCCTGATGGCAAGTGGATCGCCTTTACGGGCAATTATCACAGTGGCGAGAATGTGTATCTCATGCCTATCGATGGCGGCGAGCCGCAGCGATTGACCTATCACATCGGCGGGCAGGTGGTGACCTGGACGCCCGATGGCAAAAAGATCATCTTTCGGTCGGGATTTGAAAATACCTTTCGTCCCATTGTGAAGCTGTTTGCCGTCACGCCAGAGGGGGCGATGCCTGAGAAACTGCCTGTGCCTCGGGGCGTGCTGTGCACCTTTTCGCCTGATGGGAAGAAAATGGTTTACAACACCCGTGGTCGGGAGGAATATTATTGGAAGCGTTACAAAGGCGGACAGTACCAGGACATCTGGCTGTACGATTTCGAGAGCAAAAATTTTCAGAAGCTGACCGACTACGTGGGCAAGAACAGTTACCCGATGTGGATCGGCGACAAAATGTACTATGTCTCGGATCAGGGTAACAACGGCATTGCCAATATCTATCGCTATGATTTCACCACCAAAAAGATCGAGCAGGTGACTCAGTACGATGATTTCGATGTGCAGATGCCCTCGACCGATGGGAAGAAGATCATCTATTTGCATTCGGGTTATTTGTATGTGCTGGATCCAGCCGTCGGCAAGCCGCAGAAGATCACGGTGCAGATTCCCACGGACAACTGGCAACTGGCAGAAAGGACGATCAATCCCAAAGATTACATTCATTCGATGTCGGTTTCCAACGACGGCGAGAGGGCTGTGTTCGAGGCTCGGGGTGATGCCTTTTTGGTGCCGAAGGATGAGAACAAAGACACCAAAAATCTGACTCGCAGCCCAGACAGTCGGGAGCGCTATCCGCAGATTTCGCCCGATGGCAAATGGGTTGCCTTTTTCTCAGATAAAAGCGGCGAGTATGAATTGTACTTGAAAAGCCTGGAGACCGAGGGCGATTGGGTTCAACTGACCAAAGGCAACAAAAATACTGTTTATCATCTCGAGTGGTCGCCCGATAGCAAGAAGATTCTGTTCGGCAACAAGGATTTCTCGATCTTTTATGTGGATATCGACACCAAGAAGTTGATCAAGATCGACTCCTCCAATCAATTGAAGAACGATGAATTTTATTGGGAGATCAGCGACTACAGTTGGTCGCCCGATAGCAAATGGGTCGTCTATTCGTTCGTACAGTTCAATCGCAATAGCAAGATTTTTCTGTATAGTCTGGATCAAAATAAAATCTATCCGCTCACGGATGATTTTTATGACAATCTCAATCCCAGTTTCGACTCCAATGGCGAATATCTCTATTTCCTCTCCTATCGCAACTATGATGTGCAGATGGATGTATTCGAGGATAATCACATCATCCCCAATCCCGTGAAGGTGATGGTGGTGCAGCTCAAGGCGGGACAGAAGCCGCTGTTCGATAAGGCATTCAAGGCTGAGAAAAAGACCACGGGCGAGCCGTTCCGCATCGATCTGGATGGGATTCAGAATCGCATCTTCTCTTTGCCTGTTGAGCCTGGAAATTATTTCTTCCTGAAAGCGGGCAAGGGCTTGGTCACCTGGGCGTCGATTGATGATTTTGGTGATGATGAATATGAGGAGATCTTCAAGCCAGGCGGACGAAATAAATGGACATTGCACGTCTTCAACATGGAGGATGAAAAAGAGGTCAAGCTGGAAGGCAAGATCACCGATTGGAAGCTCTCGGCCAATCGGGAGCACATGATCGTCAAAAAAGAATCCGATTATTTCGTCAGCAAAGTCGAGAAGGTTTATTCATCCAAGTCGTTGGGCGACAAGCTCAATCTGAGCAAGATGAACTATGTGGTTCAGCCCAAAGAAGAATGGGCGCAGATTTTCAACGACACCTGGCGCTGGTATCGGGATTTCTTTTACGCTCCTAACATGCATGGTCGGGACTGGCAGAAGATGGGCGAGACTTATCGCACCTATCTCCCGCAACTCACGTCTCGCCAGGATTTGAACTGGCTACTGTCGCAGATGGTCGGCGAGTTATGCGTATCGCATACTTATATTAGCGGCGGGGATAATGGTCCCAAAAAGATGCCCGATAATCCCACCTTCACTGGTTTGTTGGGCGCAGATTTGAAAGCCTCGTCCAGCGGCTATTACCAGTTCGAGATCATTTACGGGCCGACGGATTATGATCGAGATTTGAAAGCGCCACTCGTTCGCCCTGACATCGACTTGAAAGAGGGCGATTATCTGATCGCCATCAATGGCAAAGAGATCAAATCTCCCGAGAATCCATACAAGTATTTGCAGATCACCCAAGGCGAAAAGGTCTCTATCTCGGTCAATAATAAGCCTACGGCTATTGGCGCTAAAACTTATCAGATCGAGCCGATCAGGTCCGAGTATAATTTGCGATATAATCGCTGGCTGGCGGATAATATTCAAAAGGTGCTTAAGGCAAGCAACGGCGACATCGGTTATATGCACATCACGGCCATGAGTTCTGCTAACGTAGCGCAGTTCGACAAGTTCTGGCGGGCGTTTCGCTACAAAAAAGGATTGATCATCGACGTCCGTGGCAATGGAGGTGGCTGGACCGAATATTTCCTCATCGACAAATTGGAGCGAAAAATGGTCGCTTACAATGTGCTGAAAAACATGGTGCCGTTCCGCTACCCTGGTAGCGTGTCCAATGCCCATCTGGCTGTGGTGACCAATGAATACAATGGCTCAGATGGCGAGGCATTTATCGAGCATTTCAAGGCCCGCAAGCTGGGTACTGTGATCGGCGTGCCGTCTTGGGGCGGATTGGTAGGCATAGTGAACGGCCAGACCACGATTGATAATGGGACAGTTCATCAATCGAACAATGCATTTTACGGTCGAGAAGGCAAATGGTTGGTGGAAAACCACGGCGCCGATCCCGATATCCTCGTCGAAAACGATCCTGCTTCGGTCATGGCAGGACATGATAAGCAGTTGGAGACCGCGATGGAGGTGCTAATGAAAAAAATTAAAGATGAGCCGTTTGTGTTTCCTGAAAGGCCAGCTTATCCTGTGAAATAA
- a CDS encoding sugar phosphate isomerase/epimerase, whose amino-acid sequence MDKVNNRSSRRDFIKKSLMLTAASLAAPALLNNQNAMATPRMTCDDISLAEWALVDEIRAGKWKNLDFPRIAREDFGINGIEFVNTLFEVPTVEYLKQLKKNAADHGVTMVLIMVDDEGDGCEPTKELRKQFVINHKKWIDIAHYLGCCAIRTNCRGPKDVDKKEALKWAAESYNMLLEYAMPAKISVCIENHGGLSNDADWMVALMKEVDNLYFGTYPDWRRPSDEFDNYSYLEKTLPWAVGMSYRNQPTEELSAKMIELCRKSGYRGWYGIESPGREAVHEGKRILQKYLLSSPSK is encoded by the coding sequence ATGGATAAAGTGAACAACCGCTCTTCAAGAAGAGATTTTATAAAAAAATCACTCATGCTAACCGCTGCAAGTTTAGCGGCACCTGCTTTGCTGAACAATCAAAATGCTATGGCAACCCCCCGCATGACATGCGATGATATCTCATTGGCCGAATGGGCGCTGGTGGACGAAATCCGAGCTGGAAAATGGAAAAACTTGGACTTCCCTCGCATCGCACGAGAGGACTTTGGAATTAACGGTATTGAGTTTGTCAATACGCTCTTTGAGGTGCCGACAGTAGAATATCTCAAACAACTGAAGAAAAATGCTGCCGATCATGGGGTGACCATGGTGTTGATCATGGTGGATGACGAAGGCGATGGGTGCGAGCCAACAAAAGAATTGAGAAAGCAGTTTGTGATCAATCATAAAAAATGGATCGACATTGCACACTATCTCGGTTGTTGCGCGATCCGAACCAATTGCCGCGGCCCCAAAGACGTAGATAAAAAAGAAGCGCTTAAGTGGGCGGCAGAATCGTATAACATGCTTCTGGAATATGCCATGCCAGCAAAGATCAGTGTTTGCATTGAAAATCATGGCGGACTTTCGAATGACGCCGATTGGATGGTGGCATTGATGAAAGAGGTAGATAACCTTTATTTCGGAACATATCCCGACTGGCGTCGTCCAAGCGATGAGTTTGATAATTATAGCTATCTCGAAAAAACCTTGCCCTGGGCAGTGGGCATGTCATATCGCAACCAGCCGACTGAAGAACTGTCTGCCAAGATGATAGAATTGTGCCGAAAATCAGGCTATCGAGGTTGGTATGGAATTGAATCCCCCGGTCGAGAGGCGGTACACGAGGGGAAAAGAATCCTCCAAAAATATTTGTTGTCGAGTCCTTCAAAATGA
- a CDS encoding Gfo/Idh/MocA family oxidoreductase yields the protein MKSNLTNPPSTNVMTRRKFISSAVATAASLSIVPRHVLGGPGYVPPSDKITIANIGCGTQGLREMVRLLERPEVQIMAVCDPNKFSTDYLDWSPNEIRDLIRTALGEPNWGANYRGIPGGRDIGKELVKKYYGKHKPSGNYKGCKAYEDYRELLEKEKDLDAIKIMTPDHHHAYLAIIAMKKGKHVISHKPIANRMSEGKLAIELAKKSPVKTHLLAWSERPEYDLILRWINDGVIGKLKEIHNWSYRPVWEQWPARPKDTPPIPPGLNWELWLGPVPDIPYHPHYTHNVFRGWYDFGGGSIADMGHYSLFPLFRTFGIDTPPVSAKAYGTTHRYVDGNTYYWLENDVSFPLSCMVQLSFPEQKNLPAFDLFWYDGGMKPFIPEELKEDNRDMPEEGLMFVGDKGKILAGFRGENPEIIPSRLMKSYQGEKELPERERATSTDIWVAAIKNNHESPGSFIYAGPVTETINLAAVALRAKKKIDYDSINMKITNDEAANKYLTRVYRTGWEL from the coding sequence ATGAAATCCAATTTGACCAATCCTCCATCAACAAACGTGATGACCCGCAGAAAATTCATCTCTTCCGCTGTAGCCACGGCAGCTTCTCTTTCTATTGTCCCAAGGCATGTTTTGGGAGGTCCTGGATATGTTCCGCCATCAGATAAAATCACCATTGCCAACATCGGCTGCGGCACTCAAGGGTTGAGAGAGATGGTGCGGTTATTGGAGAGGCCAGAAGTTCAGATCATGGCGGTGTGTGATCCAAATAAATTCAGCACCGATTATCTCGACTGGTCTCCGAACGAGATCCGAGATCTGATTCGCACAGCATTGGGTGAGCCAAATTGGGGGGCGAACTATCGGGGGATTCCTGGCGGTAGAGATATTGGCAAAGAATTGGTAAAGAAATATTATGGCAAACACAAACCTTCTGGCAACTATAAAGGCTGCAAAGCTTACGAGGACTATCGGGAATTGCTCGAAAAAGAAAAGGATCTCGATGCCATAAAAATCATGACACCGGATCATCATCACGCCTACTTGGCTATAATCGCCATGAAAAAAGGCAAACATGTTATCTCTCATAAACCGATTGCCAACCGAATGTCAGAAGGGAAACTGGCCATTGAATTAGCAAAAAAGTCACCAGTTAAGACTCATCTTTTGGCCTGGAGCGAACGCCCAGAATATGATCTGATCCTGAGGTGGATCAACGATGGCGTGATCGGCAAGCTAAAAGAGATCCATAATTGGTCATATCGACCGGTGTGGGAACAATGGCCGGCTAGACCCAAAGACACGCCACCTATTCCCCCAGGATTGAATTGGGAATTATGGTTGGGGCCAGTTCCTGATATCCCCTACCATCCGCATTATACCCATAATGTATTTCGCGGGTGGTATGATTTCGGCGGTGGCAGCATTGCTGATATGGGACATTACAGTTTATTTCCCTTGTTCCGGACTTTTGGGATTGATACTCCGCCAGTCAGTGCCAAAGCCTATGGTACAACGCATCGCTATGTTGACGGCAATACCTACTATTGGCTTGAAAATGACGTCTCCTTTCCATTGTCCTGCATGGTTCAATTGAGCTTTCCTGAGCAAAAGAACTTGCCAGCGTTCGATCTATTCTGGTACGATGGTGGCATGAAACCGTTTATCCCGGAAGAGCTCAAAGAGGACAATCGTGATATGCCAGAAGAAGGATTGATGTTTGTCGGCGATAAAGGAAAAATCCTGGCTGGGTTCCGCGGCGAGAATCCCGAGATTATCCCTTCGCGGCTTATGAAAAGCTACCAAGGCGAAAAAGAGTTGCCAGAGCGGGAACGCGCCACCTCTACGGATATATGGGTGGCTGCCATTAAGAATAATCACGAGTCGCCCGGCAGTTTTATCTATGCCGGTCCGGTGACCGAGACGATCAACCTCGCTGCGGTGGCGTTGCGCGCCAAGAAGAAAATCGACTATGATTCGATCAATATGAAAATCACCAACGACGAAGCAGCCAATAAATACCTTACACGGGTATATCGAACTGGCTGGGAACTATAA